A single region of the Paludibacter jiangxiensis genome encodes:
- a CDS encoding aspartate-semialdehyde dehydrogenase — protein sequence MKVAIVGTSGAVGQEFLKVLAERDFPMDELLLFGSSRSAGTSYTFKGKQIVVKELKHNDDFKGVDVAFVSAGAGISKDYAETITKFGAVMIDNSSAFRMDNDVPLVVPEVNAADAKVRPRGIIANPNCTTIQMVVALKPLNDISKIKRVHVATYQAASGAGAAAMDELLQQYKEALNGDPVTVKKFVHQLAFNMIPQVDVFTDNGYTKEEMKMYNETRKIMHTDAEVSATCVRVPSLRAHSEAVWVETEKPVSVEEARNAWSNADGVILQDNPAEKEYPMPLFIAGKDPVYVGRIRKDLSNEKGLTFWCVSDQIKKGAALNAVQIAEYLIKEGDLK from the coding sequence ATGAAAGTAGCAATTGTCGGCACAAGCGGCGCCGTAGGACAAGAATTCCTGAAAGTGCTTGCTGAGAGAGATTTTCCGATGGACGAACTACTACTGTTCGGCTCATCGCGCAGTGCAGGAACCTCTTACACCTTTAAGGGTAAACAGATCGTCGTCAAAGAGCTTAAACACAATGACGACTTCAAGGGTGTAGATGTTGCTTTCGTATCTGCCGGTGCAGGAATCTCCAAGGATTATGCCGAAACCATCACCAAATTTGGAGCTGTGATGATTGACAATTCAAGTGCTTTCCGTATGGACAATGATGTACCATTGGTAGTTCCCGAAGTGAACGCCGCCGATGCGAAAGTCCGTCCGAGAGGCATTATTGCCAATCCGAACTGTACAACCATCCAGATGGTTGTCGCGTTGAAACCCCTCAACGACATCTCCAAAATAAAACGGGTGCACGTAGCTACTTATCAGGCTGCAAGCGGCGCAGGTGCTGCTGCCATGGATGAACTTCTCCAACAATACAAAGAAGCTCTCAATGGCGATCCTGTGACTGTAAAGAAATTTGTACATCAGTTGGCATTCAACATGATTCCTCAGGTAGACGTATTCACCGATAACGGCTACACAAAAGAGGAAATGAAAATGTATAACGAAACCCGCAAGATCATGCACACCGACGCTGAAGTAAGCGCCACATGTGTTCGCGTACCTTCTTTAAGAGCCCACTCAGAAGCTGTTTGGGTTGAAACCGAAAAACCGGTTTCAGTAGAAGAAGCCCGAAATGCATGGTCAAATGCAGATGGTGTTATTCTTCAGGACAATCCTGCAGAAAAAGAATACCCGATGCCATTGTTTATCGCAGGTAAAGATCCTGTTTATGTGGGACGTATCCGCAAAGACCTCTCCAACGAAAAAGGACTCACTTTTTGGTGTGTCAGCGACCAAATTAAAAAGGGAGCGGCTCTTAACGCTGTACAAATAGCAGAATATCTGATAAAAGAGGGCGATTTGAAATAA
- the queC gene encoding 7-cyano-7-deazaguanine synthase QueC: MNALIVYSGGLDSSTLLHQYKDDIRLAVSFHYGSKHNDREISYARQNCEELGIRHIVINLGFMNEYFRSDLLQSGGDIPEGHYEADNMRKTIVPFRNGIMLSIAVGLAESNDLDAVLIGNHFGDHAIYPDCRRSFIDAFTAAAKAGTEVGIQILSPYCDISKREIALIGQELGIDYNKTYSCYKGGEKHCGKCGTCVERKEALEGFDPTEYEA; the protein is encoded by the coding sequence ATGAACGCATTAATCGTATATTCAGGAGGGTTGGACAGCTCCACACTTCTACACCAATACAAAGACGACATCCGTTTGGCAGTATCGTTTCACTACGGATCGAAACACAACGATCGTGAGATTTCATATGCCCGACAAAACTGCGAGGAACTGGGGATTCGCCATATTGTGATCAACCTTGGCTTTATGAATGAATACTTTAGAAGCGACCTCCTACAAAGCGGCGGCGACATTCCCGAAGGGCATTATGAAGCCGACAATATGCGAAAGACAATAGTTCCCTTTAGAAACGGCATCATGTTGAGCATCGCCGTGGGATTGGCCGAAAGCAACGATCTTGACGCCGTGCTAATAGGCAATCACTTTGGAGATCATGCCATCTACCCCGACTGCCGCCGCTCATTTATCGATGCTTTCACAGCCGCAGCGAAAGCCGGCACAGAAGTTGGCATTCAGATTCTTTCTCCGTATTGCGATATCAGCAAAAGAGAAATCGCACTTATCGGACAAGAGCTGGGAATCGACTACAACAAAACCTATTCCTGTTATAAAGGAGGCGAAAAACATTGCGGCAAATGCGGCACCTGTGTCGAACGTAAGGAAGCACTGGAAGGTTTTGATCCTACCGAATACGAAGCATAA
- a CDS encoding sulfite exporter TauE/SafE family protein: MEIGFIILGIAAGILSGLFGIGGGMVMVPSLIAIFGLPILDANATSLAAMLLPVGILGVITYYKAGYINIRNSLWISGGLVIGSYFGAECAVLAKESILAKCYAALLFYIAFSYLDIPAYFKKDKTPLPPSNPSKHLNLWGLIAVGIAAGIIAGLFGKGGGIIIVPAMVKFFKYDAKAAAATSLAALQLPVGLPSVMVYAENGHLNLLNAGLIAVGIVFGAFVGTKLAVKMPSKMFKKVYAAFLLLVAFYMAFKYA; this comes from the coding sequence ATGGAAATAGGATTTATAATTTTAGGCATAGCTGCCGGAATATTATCCGGATTATTCGGCATTGGAGGCGGAATGGTAATGGTTCCTTCGCTGATAGCGATTTTCGGGTTGCCCATCCTCGATGCCAATGCAACATCTTTAGCGGCTATGCTACTACCGGTAGGTATTTTAGGAGTAATAACCTATTACAAAGCCGGATATATAAACATACGGAATTCTTTATGGATTTCCGGCGGTCTGGTTATCGGGTCTTACTTTGGAGCCGAATGCGCAGTTCTTGCCAAAGAATCAATCCTGGCAAAATGTTACGCAGCGCTGCTATTTTACATTGCCTTCAGCTACCTCGACATTCCGGCATATTTCAAGAAAGACAAAACTCCACTACCGCCATCCAACCCCTCAAAACATCTCAATTTGTGGGGCTTGATAGCAGTGGGCATAGCCGCCGGAATCATTGCCGGTCTTTTTGGTAAAGGCGGAGGCATTATCATCGTTCCTGCCATGGTAAAATTCTTCAAGTACGACGCTAAAGCAGCTGCCGCCACTTCACTGGCTGCCTTACAGCTACCAGTTGGACTACCCAGCGTGATGGTATATGCCGAAAACGGACACTTAAACCTTCTTAATGCAGGACTAATTGCCGTTGGTATTGTTTTCGGCGCCTTTGTCGGCACCAAACTTGCCGTGAAAATGCCAAGCAAAATGTTCAAAAAAGTATATGCTGCCTTCTTACTGCTGGTGGCATTCTACATGGCTTTCAAATACGCATAA
- the tyrS gene encoding tyrosine--tRNA ligase, with amino-acid sequence MNFIEELTWRGMIHDVMPGAKEQLEKEMTAGYLGIDPTADSLHIGHLVGVMILRHFQRCGHKPIALVGGATGMIGDPSGKSQERNLLTEETLRHNQDCIKAQLSRFLDFESDAPNAAEMVNNYDWMKNFSFLEFIRDIGKHITVNYMMAKDSVKKRLNGETSDGMSFTEFTYQLVQGYDFLYLYQHHNCRIQMGGSDQWGNITTGTELIRRKTGGEAFALTCPLITKADGGKFGKTESGNVWLDRRYTSPYKFYQFWLNVSDTDAEKYIKIFTFLEKGAIDALIEEQRQAPHLRPLQKALAKEVTTMVHSEADYLAAVDASSILFGNSTSDQLKNLDEETFLAVFEGVPQFEISLTELNEGIKAIDLLTEKSAVFPSKGEMRKMTQGGGVAINKEKLDQPDAVVTADQLLNGRYLLVQKGKKNYFLLTAK; translated from the coding sequence ATGAATTTTATAGAAGAACTGACATGGCGAGGCATGATTCATGATGTGATGCCGGGCGCAAAAGAACAACTTGAAAAAGAGATGACTGCCGGTTATCTGGGTATTGATCCGACTGCCGATTCGTTGCATATTGGTCACCTTGTGGGAGTTATGATCTTGCGTCATTTTCAGCGTTGTGGACACAAACCAATTGCGTTGGTGGGTGGAGCCACGGGTATGATTGGTGATCCTTCAGGGAAATCGCAGGAGCGTAATTTGCTGACCGAAGAAACACTGCGTCATAACCAGGATTGCATCAAGGCTCAGTTGTCCCGCTTTCTCGATTTTGAGTCAGATGCTCCTAATGCTGCTGAAATGGTGAATAATTACGACTGGATGAAAAACTTTTCATTCCTTGAATTTATTCGCGACATTGGTAAGCACATTACGGTTAACTATATGATGGCGAAGGATTCAGTGAAAAAGCGTCTGAACGGAGAAACATCCGATGGAATGTCGTTCACAGAATTTACCTATCAGCTAGTTCAGGGATATGACTTTCTTTACCTCTATCAGCATCATAATTGCAGGATTCAGATGGGTGGTTCCGACCAGTGGGGAAATATCACTACCGGTACAGAATTGATTCGCCGTAAAACCGGAGGCGAGGCTTTTGCTCTTACCTGTCCGTTGATTACAAAGGCTGATGGTGGCAAATTTGGTAAAACAGAATCGGGTAATGTTTGGTTGGATCGTCGATACACGTCGCCTTACAAGTTTTATCAGTTTTGGCTGAATGTGAGTGATACTGATGCCGAAAAATATATTAAGATTTTTACCTTCCTTGAAAAAGGAGCAATTGATGCTTTAATTGAAGAACAACGTCAGGCTCCGCATCTTCGTCCTTTGCAGAAGGCTTTAGCGAAAGAAGTAACTACAATGGTTCACTCGGAAGCTGATTATCTCGCGGCTGTTGATGCATCTTCTATCCTGTTTGGTAATTCAACCTCCGATCAGTTGAAAAATCTGGATGAAGAGACATTTTTGGCTGTATTTGAAGGTGTTCCTCAGTTTGAGATTTCTCTGACAGAACTGAACGAAGGTATTAAAGCTATTGATCTGCTGACCGAAAAAAGTGCAGTGTTCCCGTCGAAAGGTGAAATGCGCAAAATGACTCAGGGTGGCGGAGTTGCTATTAATAAAGAAAAATTGGATCAGCCGGACGCTGTCGTGACTGCCGATCAGTTATTGAACGGTCGTTATCTGTTGGTGCAAAAAGGAAAGAAGAACTACTTTCTGCTTACAGCAAAGTAA
- a CDS encoding dihydrolipoyl dehydrogenase family protein, which produces MMFDLAIIGGGPAGFFAAECAGNQGLKVILFEKDTLGGVCINEGCIPAKTLLNSIQAYNIVKDAEKYGIIIDKNASKFSMELALQQKEKVVRNMQTIVSDKFNSDIATLVQGKASIKGRSADGSITICCEDQEYRSKNLLICTGSRPDMPEIPGIESSLVCTYDIMLNSTELPQKLVMIGGGQVSIELAHIYNSLGAEITILEENDEILLDTDNEICSVLREEYAKRGIITHLNTRISKIEGNKVFFSIKGVEMTAEGEKILCDIGRRPNLEGFGLENLDVECYRKGIRINNQMQTSEPNVFAAGDVTGFSKSAHAAYCEAAVAINTILGIDDHMNFKAVPTCVFSSPEIAHVGITEETLNLAWRPHKIIRLPLTQSSRYVIQDHEFEGLCKIIVGEDETILGVHIIGNNCSEAIVAAVMAVESQMTISEWRKIVFPYPTIGEVMKGTLIYAQIPFEQPKYDRSNSRK; this is translated from the coding sequence ATGATGTTTGATTTAGCTATTATCGGAGGCGGACCCGCCGGTTTTTTCGCTGCAGAATGCGCCGGAAACCAAGGGCTTAAAGTTATCCTTTTTGAAAAAGATACATTGGGAGGAGTTTGCATAAACGAAGGGTGTATACCCGCAAAAACCTTACTAAATAGTATACAGGCTTACAACATTGTCAAAGATGCGGAAAAATACGGTATTATCATAGACAAGAATGCCTCCAAGTTTAGCATGGAGCTTGCCCTGCAACAAAAAGAGAAAGTCGTAAGAAACATGCAAACTATTGTCAGTGATAAATTTAACAGCGACATAGCCACTCTAGTACAAGGAAAAGCCTCTATTAAAGGGCGCTCTGCCGATGGTAGCATTACAATTTGTTGCGAAGATCAGGAATACCGCTCAAAGAATTTATTAATATGTACCGGTTCACGTCCGGACATGCCCGAAATACCAGGAATTGAAAGTTCGCTGGTATGCACATACGACATAATGCTGAATAGCACCGAATTACCCCAAAAACTGGTTATGATTGGCGGTGGACAAGTCAGCATTGAGTTAGCTCATATTTACAATTCGCTCGGAGCTGAGATTACCATTCTTGAAGAGAATGACGAAATATTGCTAGACACCGATAACGAAATATGTTCTGTTCTGAGAGAAGAATATGCCAAGAGAGGTATTATTACGCATCTAAACACCAGAATATCAAAAATTGAAGGAAACAAAGTCTTTTTTAGCATCAAGGGAGTTGAAATGACCGCCGAAGGAGAAAAAATTCTTTGCGACATCGGTCGACGCCCTAATCTTGAAGGGTTTGGTCTTGAAAATCTTGATGTTGAATGTTACAGAAAAGGGATTCGCATCAACAATCAAATGCAGACTTCAGAACCCAATGTCTTTGCGGCGGGCGATGTTACCGGTTTTTCAAAGTCGGCTCATGCCGCATACTGCGAAGCTGCCGTTGCTATCAACACCATATTGGGCATTGACGATCACATGAATTTCAAAGCTGTTCCAACATGCGTATTCTCCAGCCCTGAAATTGCGCACGTCGGCATTACGGAAGAAACATTGAACCTTGCATGGAGACCTCATAAAATCATCCGTTTACCTCTAACTCAGTCAAGTCGATATGTAATTCAGGACCATGAATTTGAAGGGCTCTGCAAAATCATTGTCGGAGAAGACGAAACGATCTTAGGCGTTCATATTATCGGCAATAATTGCAGCGAAGCCATCGTTGCTGCCGTAATGGCCGTTGAATCGCAGATGACTATTTCCGAATGGAGAAAAATTGTATTTCCGTACCCGACCATTGGAGAAGTAATGAAAGGCACGCTAATTTATGCCCAAATTCCTTTTGAACAACCTAAATATGATAGAAGTAATTCACGTAAATAA
- a CDS encoding ABC transporter ATP-binding protein encodes MIEVIHVNKSFDNNPVLKDVSATFQPGQTNMIIGKSGSGKTVLMKCIIGLHTVDSGKILLNGQNLTEMTFQEVKILRQKVGMLFQGSALFDSATVLENVLYPLEMFSSMSKAEQIERASFCLHRVSIDPKAFGLYPSEISGGMQKRVAIARAISMNPLYLFCDEPNSGLDPQTSLIIDQLIHEITEEFKITTVINSHDMNSVMEIGDNIIFIEKGEKSWQGHRSEIFDTGNKALEDFVFASDLYKKVKLSHSLLDK; translated from the coding sequence ATGATAGAAGTAATTCACGTAAATAAGTCTTTTGACAACAATCCTGTTCTAAAAGACGTTTCTGCCACATTCCAACCCGGTCAAACCAACATGATTATCGGGAAGAGCGGCTCAGGAAAAACTGTACTGATGAAATGCATCATCGGTCTGCACACAGTAGACTCTGGTAAGATATTGCTTAACGGGCAAAATCTGACTGAGATGACTTTTCAGGAAGTAAAGATATTACGCCAAAAAGTCGGAATGCTTTTTCAGGGCTCTGCGCTTTTCGACTCTGCCACAGTCCTCGAAAACGTCCTCTACCCGCTGGAGATGTTTTCCTCTATGAGCAAAGCCGAGCAAATAGAGCGTGCCAGTTTTTGTTTGCACAGAGTCAGTATTGATCCTAAAGCTTTTGGTCTCTATCCTTCCGAAATCAGCGGCGGTATGCAAAAACGAGTAGCTATTGCCCGTGCCATTTCAATGAACCCGCTATACCTGTTTTGCGACGAGCCCAATTCCGGCCTTGATCCGCAAACTTCTTTAATCATCGACCAACTTATTCACGAAATCACTGAAGAATTTAAGATCACAACAGTCATAAATTCTCACGATATGAACTCTGTTATGGAAATCGGAGACAACATCATTTTCATCGAAAAAGGAGAAAAATCGTGGCAAGGACATCGAAGCGAAATCTTCGATACCGGCAATAAAGCGCTGGAAGATTTTGTTTTCGCATCCGATCTCTACAAAAAAGTCAAACTATCCCACTCATTGTTAGACAAATAA
- a CDS encoding Fur family transcriptional regulator, whose translation MDALDILVKHDIKPSLQRLAVMEYMLTHFTHPTVDEIYSSLSPSIPTLSKTTIYNTLSLFEEQGVVLYLGIDKKNARFDGNTSHHAHFRCKNCNAIIDIFNQKPEDVVLEGHPELVIDDVQTYYTGYCKNCKK comes from the coding sequence ATGGATGCATTAGATATTTTAGTAAAGCACGACATTAAACCATCACTCCAACGACTGGCAGTAATGGAATACATGCTGACGCACTTTACGCATCCTACGGTTGACGAAATTTACAGCTCGCTATCTCCTTCAATTCCTACGCTTTCCAAAACAACTATATACAATACTCTAAGCCTTTTCGAAGAACAAGGCGTAGTTCTGTATCTTGGTATTGATAAGAAAAATGCCCGTTTTGACGGAAACACTTCCCATCATGCTCATTTCCGTTGCAAAAACTGTAACGCAATCATTGATATCTTTAACCAAAAGCCGGAAGATGTTGTTTTAGAAGGCCACCCCGAACTTGTCATTGACGATGTACAAACATACTATACAGGATATTGCAAAAATTGCAAGAAATAA
- a CDS encoding NADH peroxidase, with the protein MKKKFICTVCGYVHEGTEAPEKCPVCNAPTAKFQEVVENEGLTWADEHRLGVAKGVDAEVLDGLKAHFNGECAEVGMYLAMSRQADREGYPEVAEAYKRIAWEEAEHASKFAELLGEVVWDTKTNLKARMDAESGACADKKRIATKAKELGYDAIHDTVHEMCKDEARHGQVFQGLYNRFFKK; encoded by the coding sequence ATGAAAAAGAAATTCATTTGCACCGTTTGTGGTTATGTTCATGAAGGAACCGAAGCTCCTGAAAAATGTCCGGTTTGTAATGCTCCGACAGCAAAATTCCAGGAAGTAGTAGAAAACGAAGGTCTTACATGGGCTGACGAACACCGTTTGGGTGTTGCAAAAGGTGTAGATGCAGAAGTTCTGGATGGCTTAAAAGCTCATTTCAACGGCGAATGCGCTGAGGTTGGCATGTATTTGGCAATGTCTCGTCAGGCTGACCGCGAAGGATACCCCGAAGTAGCTGAAGCTTACAAACGCATTGCATGGGAAGAAGCAGAACATGCTTCAAAATTTGCCGAACTGCTGGGCGAAGTCGTTTGGGATACAAAAACCAATCTCAAAGCACGCATGGATGCAGAAAGCGGAGCCTGCGCCGACAAAAAACGCATTGCGACAAAAGCAAAAGAGCTTGGTTACGATGCTATTCACGATACAGTTCACGAAATGTGTAAAGATGAAGCTCGTCACGGACAAGTATTCCAGGGCTTATACAACCGCTTTTTCAAGAAATAA
- the kdsR gene encoding 3-ketodihydrosphingosine reductase produces the protein MGKVILITGATSGLGKACAEYLSERGLIVYGTGRRAMPETGSVKHLQMDVTDPDSVKQAIEKVIAEQGHIDVVVNNAGMGIGGAAELASVDEIRLQMRTNFMGTVHVCSAVLPHMRQNGGGTIINVSSLGGVMGLPFQAYYSASKFAVEGYSEALSLEVKPFNVKVCLIEPGDFATGFTASRILSEPTQKSKEYSAQFEKTLKNIEKEEQNGLKPERLAKVVFHIVNSKHPKFRYKVGNILQVGFAMSKTWIPSRAYQFLLRIFYSML, from the coding sequence ATGGGAAAAGTCATTTTGATTACCGGGGCAACTTCCGGTTTGGGAAAAGCCTGTGCCGAATATCTTTCGGAACGGGGATTGATTGTGTATGGCACTGGAAGACGTGCGATGCCGGAAACTGGATCGGTGAAGCATCTTCAGATGGATGTGACGGATCCGGATTCGGTAAAGCAGGCCATCGAAAAGGTTATTGCGGAACAAGGGCATATCGATGTGGTTGTCAATAATGCAGGTATGGGTATTGGCGGTGCGGCAGAGCTGGCTTCTGTCGATGAAATCCGTTTGCAGATGCGTACCAACTTTATGGGAACTGTGCATGTTTGTTCTGCCGTGTTGCCACATATGCGCCAAAATGGAGGTGGAACGATCATTAATGTGAGCTCATTGGGTGGTGTGATGGGTTTGCCTTTTCAGGCTTACTATTCGGCTTCAAAATTCGCGGTGGAAGGTTACAGCGAAGCTTTGAGTCTGGAGGTAAAACCGTTTAATGTGAAGGTGTGTCTTATCGAACCGGGCGATTTTGCTACAGGGTTTACTGCCAGTCGCATTTTGTCGGAGCCGACTCAAAAAAGCAAAGAGTATAGTGCTCAGTTTGAAAAAACGCTCAAGAATATTGAGAAAGAGGAACAAAACGGATTGAAACCGGAGCGCCTGGCGAAAGTGGTATTCCATATTGTGAACAGTAAGCACCCCAAATTCAGATATAAGGTGGGGAATATCCTTCAGGTGGGTTTTGCAATGTCAAAAACATGGATTCCATCCCGGGCCTATCAATTTTTGCTCCGTATTTTCTATAGCATGCTATAA
- a CDS encoding S8 family serine peptidase, whose product MKRALLFLSLFGLFLTVTAQYNCWIQFANKKGTSGSLSNPSAYLSSKSIIRRTRQHLTVDSTDLPVSHVYVKSVLQKGAVLKSSSRWLNGITVILPDTSLLSTFRALPFVKKVELTLTPVGYTSPPPSKMPEMSSMINDVYGTANQQIDMHNGRKLHAEGFRGKGMVIGVLDAGFYKTDQISVFDSLRLQGRLLGIKDFADPSVPFFANTEFHGTNVLSTMAANQPDIMIGTAPDASYWLIRTEYSPSEYLVEPDNWVAGLEFADSVGVDVVNSSLGYTQFDNSGMDYTYQSLNGKTSRASIAATMAARKGIIVVNSAGNEGNKLWHYISVPADADSILTVGAVDYNGSHASFSGYGSTADGRIKPDVCAVGYHAVIATSANTIATNNGTSFASPIMAGLVACVWEALPSYNNMQIINFFKQYSSMYTAPDNILGYGIPDVYAIYKNKFVSPDPNSLSDKNKGIVYFTDEALKIDRLSRVKMPAIVTLYTQTGQKLAEWQLQAVPSKIGTAALPSGFYLLSVVGSQSSEVYKLVKQ is encoded by the coding sequence ATGAAACGGGCTCTTCTATTCTTGTCACTATTCGGTCTTTTTTTAACTGTTACAGCTCAATACAATTGCTGGATACAGTTTGCGAACAAGAAAGGAACCTCCGGCTCATTATCCAACCCATCAGCTTACTTGTCGTCTAAGTCGATTATACGGCGAACCAGACAGCATCTTACTGTAGATTCTACTGATTTGCCGGTGAGTCACGTGTATGTTAAGTCTGTTTTGCAAAAAGGAGCAGTGCTGAAATCCTCGAGTCGTTGGTTGAACGGTATTACGGTAATTTTGCCGGATACCTCTTTGCTCTCGACTTTCAGGGCGTTGCCATTCGTGAAAAAAGTGGAACTGACACTTACTCCGGTAGGATATACATCGCCGCCTCCTTCTAAGATGCCGGAGATGTCTTCGATGATCAACGATGTTTACGGAACTGCTAATCAGCAAATAGATATGCATAACGGGCGGAAATTACATGCCGAGGGATTCCGGGGTAAAGGGATGGTGATTGGTGTGTTGGATGCAGGATTTTATAAAACTGACCAGATTTCGGTGTTTGATAGTTTGCGATTGCAGGGACGGTTGTTGGGTATAAAAGATTTTGCCGATCCATCTGTTCCTTTTTTTGCCAATACTGAATTTCATGGAACAAACGTACTCTCAACAATGGCTGCCAACCAGCCCGACATCATGATTGGTACTGCTCCTGATGCATCTTACTGGCTTATTCGTACCGAATATTCTCCTTCGGAATATCTCGTGGAGCCGGATAATTGGGTTGCCGGGTTGGAGTTTGCAGATAGCGTTGGTGTGGATGTGGTGAATTCTTCATTAGGTTACACTCAGTTTGATAATTCAGGAATGGATTATACTTACCAGTCACTTAATGGCAAAACATCAAGGGCTTCGATTGCTGCAACCATGGCAGCTCGAAAAGGAATAATTGTTGTAAATTCTGCCGGTAACGAAGGGAATAAATTGTGGCATTACATCTCTGTTCCTGCTGATGCGGATTCAATTCTTACGGTTGGTGCTGTCGATTACAACGGATCTCATGCATCTTTTAGCGGTTATGGCTCTACTGCTGATGGTAGAATTAAACCCGATGTGTGTGCGGTTGGCTATCATGCTGTGATTGCAACTTCGGCAAATACTATTGCTACCAACAATGGGACTTCTTTTGCATCCCCCATTATGGCAGGATTGGTTGCTTGCGTGTGGGAGGCTTTGCCGTCCTATAATAACATGCAGATCATTAATTTTTTCAAGCAATATTCGTCCATGTATACAGCTCCTGATAATATACTCGGATATGGAATCCCTGATGTTTATGCTATTTATAAAAACAAGTTTGTGAGTCCGGACCCGAATTCCTTGTCTGACAAAAATAAGGGAATTGTCTATTTTACAGATGAAGCTTTGAAGATAGACCGCCTTTCCAGGGTAAAGATGCCTGCAATTGTAACACTATATACGCAGACTGGGCAGAAGTTGGCCGAATGGCAGTTGCAGGCTGTGCCTTCAAAAATAGGAACAGCAGCTCTTCCTTCCGGCTTTTATTTGCTATCGGTGGTTGGATCTCAATCTTCTGAGGTTTATAAGCTTGTGAAGCAATAA
- a CDS encoding NAD(P)/FAD-dependent oxidoreductase, translating to MQTAIIVGGNFAGITTALELKRKGGKEFRVIVIDRSSQFVFMPSLVWVPFKRREIKDITLSRVEILTRHDVEFVLAEAQQVDPNAQIVKTSAGNFNYDQLVICTGPKVNYNIAPGVAEFTHYIGTPSGAMKTRQSLEEFKKNPGPVVIGATQSAGCMGAGYEFLFNFEKWCREQKIRDKVDIHWITPEHYLGHFGMDGMTGGQTLFKTFFKLFNMHVHTEVAIDKVDAENVYLNDGTVLPYKFSMLMPQFIGDDFVSNSPELKATPTGFIPVGNDYRHPDFPNIWAAGIAVSFPIPWHAGKVPFVAPKTGFPSDITGKVVAENIMRVLKGKELKQKYWGDIPALCIMDAGKKEVLIVGNRLFKPRAIAIMMPNLLYDFSKVLFEKYFLWKTKKGYAFFP from the coding sequence ATGCAAACAGCAATCATTGTAGGCGGTAACTTTGCCGGTATCACTACCGCTTTAGAACTAAAACGCAAAGGAGGCAAAGAGTTCAGGGTAATCGTCATTGACAGAAGTTCACAATTTGTCTTTATGCCTTCATTGGTTTGGGTTCCTTTTAAACGACGCGAAATCAAAGACATCACCTTGTCGCGCGTAGAGATATTGACACGACACGATGTTGAATTTGTTTTGGCAGAAGCACAACAGGTCGATCCGAATGCACAAATCGTAAAAACGTCCGCCGGCAACTTCAATTACGACCAACTGGTTATATGCACCGGACCGAAAGTAAATTACAACATTGCACCGGGCGTGGCCGAATTCACACACTATATCGGCACTCCATCGGGAGCAATGAAGACACGTCAGTCACTGGAAGAGTTCAAAAAGAATCCCGGGCCGGTAGTTATCGGAGCCACGCAAAGCGCCGGATGCATGGGGGCTGGATACGAATTCTTATTCAACTTTGAAAAATGGTGCCGCGAACAAAAAATCCGCGACAAGGTGGATATTCATTGGATCACTCCCGAACATTACCTCGGACACTTCGGGATGGATGGTATGACGGGCGGTCAAACCTTGTTCAAGACCTTTTTCAAACTCTTCAACATGCACGTCCACACAGAAGTCGCTATCGACAAAGTGGACGCAGAAAACGTTTATCTGAACGACGGAACGGTGCTTCCGTACAAGTTTTCGATGCTGATGCCTCAATTCATCGGCGACGATTTCGTAAGCAACAGTCCGGAATTGAAAGCAACACCAACCGGATTCATCCCAGTGGGCAACGATTACCGCCATCCCGATTTTCCAAATATTTGGGCGGCAGGCATTGCAGTTAGCTTCCCTATTCCGTGGCATGCCGGAAAGGTTCCATTTGTTGCCCCCAAAACGGGATTTCCAAGCGACATTACCGGAAAAGTGGTTGCTGAAAATATTATGAGAGTTCTAAAAGGGAAAGAGCTCAAACAAAAGTATTGGGGCGACATTCCGGCACTCTGCATTATGGATGCGGGCAAAAAAGAAGTTCTCATTGTTGGCAACCGGCTTTTCAAACCCCGCGCCATTGCCATCATGATGCCCAACCTGCTGTACGATTTCAGCAAGGTTCTGTTTGAAAAATATTTCCTCTGGAAGACGAAAAAAGGATACGCATTCTTTCCGTGA